One part of the Terrimicrobium sacchariphilum genome encodes these proteins:
- a CDS encoding Gfo/Idh/MocA family protein has translation MKLAVIGAHNRGRISLLAHHPERGFSVVAVCGSSPDGLEVYRETIGAPVPFTADYRDIVGNPSIDAVFVCSPDHLHAEHACAALRAGKHVFLEKPMAVSIADCDRILKVHAESSARLYVGHNMRFFPSVQIMHQLITEGRIGRVEAIWCRHFVSYGGDAYFKDWHSERAYSHGLLLQKGAHDIDIIHHLGGAYTRRVVGMGKLSVYDKISDRRQADEPGRTHSEPPTWPPLSHVGLSPIVDIEDHSMLLLQLANGVQASYMQCHYSPDAHRNYTIIGTEGRIENYGDISRPGQPATVHLWNQRVSHQAAGHEVRTVPQLEGHHGGADRLMIEDFLSFLTNGTTLGASPQDARQAVAAGYLGTNSLREGSVPYDVP, from the coding sequence ATGAAACTCGCCGTCATCGGAGCGCACAACCGCGGCCGCATCTCGCTGCTCGCCCATCATCCGGAACGAGGTTTCTCCGTCGTCGCCGTCTGCGGATCATCGCCCGACGGCCTGGAGGTCTATCGCGAAACGATTGGAGCTCCCGTGCCGTTCACTGCGGATTATCGCGACATCGTGGGTAATCCGTCGATCGATGCTGTCTTTGTGTGCTCGCCAGATCACCTGCACGCGGAGCACGCCTGCGCCGCACTGCGAGCAGGCAAGCACGTCTTCCTGGAGAAGCCCATGGCAGTTTCCATCGCCGATTGCGATCGCATCCTGAAGGTGCATGCCGAATCCTCCGCCCGCCTCTATGTCGGGCATAACATGCGGTTTTTTCCCTCCGTGCAGATCATGCACCAGCTCATCACGGAAGGCCGCATCGGCCGGGTGGAGGCCATCTGGTGCAGGCATTTCGTGAGTTATGGCGGTGATGCTTATTTCAAGGACTGGCATTCCGAACGCGCCTACTCCCACGGTCTGTTGCTCCAAAAAGGAGCGCACGATATCGACATCATCCATCACCTGGGCGGAGCGTACACCCGGCGAGTGGTCGGCATGGGAAAGCTCAGCGTCTACGACAAGATCAGTGATCGCCGCCAAGCTGACGAGCCGGGACGTACGCACTCCGAACCTCCCACCTGGCCGCCACTCTCCCATGTCGGATTAAGCCCCATCGTCGACATTGAGGACCACAGCATGCTCCTCCTGCAACTCGCCAATGGCGTGCAGGCCTCCTACATGCAGTGCCACTACAGCCCCGATGCCCACCGCAACTACACGATCATCGGTACCGAGGGCCGCATCGAGAACTACGGAGACATCTCCCGCCCAGGACAACCCGCCACGGTCCATCTTTGGAACCAGCGGGTTTCCCATCAAGCTGCCGGACACGAAGTCCGCACAGTGCCGCAGCTCGAGGGCCACCACGGCGGTGCGGATCGCCTCATGATCGAGGACTTCCTCTCTTTTTTGACAAACGGCACGACACTGGGAGCCTCTCCGCAAGACGCCCGGCAGGCCGTGGCCGCCGGTTATCTCGGAAC
- a CDS encoding prepilin-type N-terminal cleavage/methylation domain-containing protein, which yields MSRCIDIPGLPCRRKSARHAFTLVELLVAITVLALISVVLAQMLSATSQTWITGQARVNNFTKGRAMMDLLTRDLQGGLYRTDLPAFPAGTVGFYTERPGFSSNATTRNLSWVQYDLGASTNTVLQRADLAASWSSSAPPAFGDTVAPAGATPRDTAPGIVGFKVQFIYPDGSISTNYVATNRPRVAAVGLAVVDDKTLELLSANPAKISALRNGFNTNATGTNSIKADWEKYLKNDLNWDAYPKTLTSGLKIFERYVSLP from the coding sequence ATGTCCCGTTGTATTGACATTCCCGGACTGCCCTGCCGGCGAAAAAGCGCCCGCCACGCCTTCACGCTGGTTGAGTTGCTCGTCGCCATCACTGTGCTGGCCTTGATCTCGGTCGTGCTGGCCCAGATGCTCTCGGCGACCAGCCAGACATGGATCACCGGACAGGCCCGGGTAAATAACTTCACCAAGGGCCGCGCCATGATGGATCTCCTGACCCGCGACCTTCAGGGAGGTCTCTATCGCACCGACCTCCCAGCCTTCCCCGCGGGAACCGTGGGCTTCTACACAGAACGCCCCGGTTTCTCCAGCAATGCCACCACCCGCAACCTCTCGTGGGTTCAATATGACTTGGGAGCATCGACGAATACCGTGCTCCAGCGCGCTGATCTCGCCGCGTCCTGGAGTTCCTCCGCGCCTCCCGCGTTCGGTGATACCGTCGCTCCGGCGGGGGCGACACCTCGTGATACCGCCCCCGGCATTGTCGGCTTCAAGGTGCAGTTTATCTATCCTGATGGCTCGATCTCGACCAATTACGTCGCGACCAACCGCCCGAGGGTCGCCGCAGTGGGCCTCGCCGTGGTCGATGACAAGACACTGGAACTCCTGAGCGCCAATCCGGCCAAAATCTCAGCGTTGCGCAATGGCTTCAACACCAATGCCACCGGCACCAACAGCATCAAGGCCGACTGGGAGAAATATCTCAAAAATGACCTCAACTGGGATGCCTACCCGAAAACCCTCACAAGCGGATTGAAGATTTTCGAACGCTATGTCTCCCTCCCCTGA
- a CDS encoding type IV pilus modification PilV family protein, translating to MKHPTRAFSLVEVVLALGICAFVLVALIGLFSTGLRTGRESEEQVQAANLASQILATRLAAPTTSSNLNNFAIPLTALTNSYGDVYASSGGLVGLDGRTNSTPAYRIVCRAGTNAQTGPRLAQVYVMLSWPYQASISNAAGRYEALTYVPLY from the coding sequence ATGAAACACCCCACGCGAGCTTTCTCCCTGGTTGAGGTCGTCCTCGCCCTCGGTATTTGCGCGTTTGTCCTCGTTGCGCTTATCGGCCTGTTCAGCACCGGCCTCCGCACCGGTCGCGAATCCGAGGAACAGGTCCAGGCGGCCAATCTCGCCTCCCAGATCCTCGCAACCCGCCTGGCTGCGCCGACCACGAGTTCCAATCTCAACAACTTTGCAATCCCCCTTACCGCTCTCACCAACTCCTATGGCGATGTCTATGCCTCCTCGGGAGGCCTGGTCGGGCTCGACGGACGCACGAACAGCACACCAGCCTATCGCATCGTCTGCCGTGCCGGCACAAATGCCCAGACCGGACCGCGGCTCGCCCAGGTCTATGTCATGCTCAGTTGGCCGTACCAGGCCTCGATCAGCAACGCGGCAGGACGTTACGAGGCCCTCACCTATGTCCCGTTGTATTGA